The Pelmatolapia mariae isolate MD_Pm_ZW linkage group LG10_11, Pm_UMD_F_2, whole genome shotgun sequence genome includes a region encoding these proteins:
- the LOC134637954 gene encoding cytochrome P450 11B, mitochondrial: MSTRVTAGIKAKGSCGSRNVFFGVAPQKGLCMTAAGTVVHGKLEGGKRVVKGMRSLEEIPHTGRNGWLNLLKFWRENRFQQLHKHMERTFNTLGPIYREKLGTLSSVNIMLPSDVSELFKSEGLHPRRMTLQPWATHREIRNHSKGVFLKNGEEWRADRLQLNKEVMMIAAVKRFLPLLDEVAKDFCQMLQTRMEKGGRGEEGKCVLTIDPSPDLFRFALEASCHVLYGERIGLFSSSPSLESQKFIWAVERMLTTTPPLLYLPPRLLLRIGAPLWTQHAIAWDHIFSHAEARIQRGYQRLSTSLGRASPAETAGGQYTGVLGQLMEKGQLSLDLIKANMTELMAGGVDTTAVPLQFALFELGRNPEVQESVRQQVRASWAQAGGDPQKALQGAPLLKGTIKEVLRLYPVGITVQRYPVRDIVLQNYHIPAGTLVQACIYPMGRSEKVFEDPLRFDPSRWSREEGQRVEAAGFRSLAFGFGARQCVGRRIAENEMQLLLMHILLSFHLSVPSSEDLNTTVTFILQPETPPRITFSKL; the protein is encoded by the exons ATGTCCACACGAGTGACTGCAGGTATCAAAGCGAAGGGCTCTTGTGGGtccagaaatgtgttttttggtgTCGCACCACAAAAGGGTCTTTGCATGACTGCAGCAGGGACTGTGGTGCATGGAAAGCTAGAAGGGGGGAAAAGAGTAGTGAAAGGGATGCGGAGCCTTGAGGAGATCCCTCACACAGGGAGGAATGGATGGCTCAACCTGTTGAAATTCTGGAGAGAAAATCGCTTCCAGCAGCTTCACAAGCACATGGAGAGGACCTTCAACACGCTCGGCCCCATCTACAG AGAAAAGCTGGGCACCCTAAGCAGCGTGAACATCATGCTGCCATCTGACGTCAGTGAGCTCTTTAAGTCAGAGGGTCTGCACCCCCGACGGATGACCCTGCAGCCCTGGGCGACACACCGGGAAATACGCAACCACAGCAAGGGCGTCTTCCTCAA GAATGGGGAAGAGTGGAGAGCTGACCGTCTGCAGCTGAACAAGGAGGTGATGATGATTGCAGCAGTAAAACGCTTTCTCCCTCTCCTTGATGAGGTGGCGAAGGATTTCTGTCAAATGCTGCAGACAAGAATGGAAAAGGggggaagaggagaggagggaaaaTGCGTTCTTACCATCGATCCCAGTCCTGACCTTTTTCGTTTTGCACTGGAAG CTAGCTGCCACGTGCTCTACGGAGAGCGTATTGGCCTCTTCTCCTCATCCCCCTCCCTGGAATCTCAGAAGTTCATCTGGGCCGTGGAGCGAATGCTAACAAccactcctcctctcctctatcTGCCCCCTCGCTTACTGTTGCGCATCGGTGCTCCCCTGTGGACCCAGCACGCCATTGCTTGGGACCACATCTTCAGTCATG CGGAGGCGAGGATCCAGAGGGGGTACCAGCGCTTGTCAACCTCCCTGGGTAGAGCATCTCCGGCTGAGACTGCTGGAGGCCAGTACACTGGAGTTCTGGGGCAACTCATGGAGAAAGGGCAGCTATCTTTGGACCTCATCAAAGCCAACATGACTGAGCTGATGGCTGGAGGGGTGGACAcg ACAGCAGTACCCCTGCAGTTTGCTCTGTTTGAGCTGGGACGCAACCCTGAGGTGCAGGAGAGCGTTAGGCAGCAGGTGAGGGCGTCGTGGGCACAGGCTGGTGGGGATCCTCAGAAAGCCCTGCAGGGGGCACCACTTCTTAAAGGCACAATCAAAGAGGTCCTCAG GTTGTACCCGGTGGGAATTACAGTGCAGCGGTATCCAGTCAGAGACATCGTTCTCCAGAACTACCACATACCTGCTGGG ACTTTGGTCCAGGCCTGTATTTACCCGATGGGGAgaagtgaaaaagtgtttgagGATCCACTGCGCTTTGACCCCAGCCGGTGGAGCAGAGAAGAGGGCCAAAGGGTGGAAGCCGCAGGGTTTCGCTCCCTGGCATTTGGCTTCGGGGCGAGGCAATGTGTCGGGAGGAGGATTGCTGAGAACGAGATGCAACTTTTACTCATGCAT ATCCTGCTGAGCTTCCATCTCAGCGTGCCGTCCTCAGAGGACCTCAACACCACAGTCACCTTCATCCTCCAGCCCGAGACTCCGCCGAGGATCACTTTCAGCaagctctga
- the pklr gene encoding pyruvate kinase PKLR yields the protein MEGLLNMARIRRYSDVMTLPDSFIQRQQLDASMADTFLEHLCLLDINQEPITARNTSIICTIGPASRSIPKLQEMVKAGMNIARLNFSHGSHEYHGETIKNIREAVETITSDPLYYRPVAIALDTKGPEIRTGLVKGKVEEEVELVKGNNVRVVTAESDKDKTDGKIIWVDYPNLPKVLKKDGKIYIDDGLIGLRVLDIGSDWVNTVVESGGMLCSRKGVNLPGCDLIGMLAVSPRDETDLRFGVAQGVDMVFASFIRSAQDVKDVRRALGAHGRDIKVISKVESRQGVQNFEEILAESDGVMVARGDLGIEIPAEKVFIAQKMMIGRCNSAGKPVICATQMLESMVTHRRPTRAEGSDVANAVLDGADCVMLSGETAKGLFPVESVAMMHSICREAEAAIFHQQLFEELRRLTPLSSDPTEVTAIGAVESSFKCCAGAIIVLTTTGRSAHLLSRYRPRCPIIAVTRSPQVTRQSQLLRGVFPALFHPLPAPVWADDVDNRVNFGMEIGKARGFFKSSDMVIVVTGWIPGSGHTNIMRAVNVP from the exons ATGGAAGGGTTACTCAACATGG CTCGCATCAGGCGCTACTCCGATGTGATGACACTGCCGGACTCTTTCATCCAACGCCAGCAGCTTGACGCCAGTATGGCTGACACCTTCCTGGAGCATCTCTGTCTCCTGGACATCAACCAGGAGCCAATCACAGCGCGCAACACCAGCATAATCTGCACCATCG gtCCGGCATCTCGATCGATCCCCAAACTTCAGGAGATGGTCAAGGCTGGAATGAATATCGCCCGTCTTAACTTCTCTCATGGATCACATGAA TATCACGGTGAAACCATCAAGAACATCAGAGAGGCGGTGGAGACGATAACCTCTGACCCGTTGTACTATCGACCGGTTGCCATCGCTTTGGATACGAAGGGCCCAGAGATCCGCACCGGATTAGTTAAAGGG AAAGTGGAAGAAGAGGTGGAGCTGGTGAAGGGCAACAATGTGCGCGTAGTGACAGCAGAGAGTGACAAAGACAAGACAGATGGAAAGATAATCTGGGTGGACTATCCCAACCTGCCCAAAGTTCTCAAGAAGGATGGAAAGATCTACATTGATGATGGCCTCATTGGACTCCGAGTATTAGATATAG GTTCGGACTGGGTGAACACGGTGGTGGAATCAGGCGGGATGCTCTGCAGTCGTAAAGGCGTAAACCTTCCCGGCTGCGACCTAATCGGCATGCTGGCGGTCAGCCCGCGGGACGAGACTGACCTGAGGTTCGGCGTGGCTCAGGGTGTTGACATGGTGTTCGCCAGCTTCATCCGTTCAGCCCAGGATGTCAAGGATGTGCGTCGCGCTCTGGGGGCGCATGGTCGAGATATTAAAGTGATCAGCAAAGTGGAAAGCCGGCAAGGAGTTCAAAA TTTTGAGGAAATCCTGGCTGAGAGCGATGGCGTGATGGTTGCCAGAGGCGACCTGGGGATCGAGATCCCTGCGGAGAAAGTCTTCATTGCCCAGAAGATGATGATTGGGAGATGCAACTCTGCTGGGAAGCCTGTCATCTGTGCCACACAG ATGCTTGAGAGCATGGTGACCCACCGACGGCCAACTAGAGCAGAGGGCAGTGACGTTGCCAATGCCGTGCTGGATGGAGCTGACTGTGTAATGCTATCTGGAGAAACCGCCAAGGGACTGTTTCCTGTGGAGTCAGTTGCAATGATGCATTcg ATCTGTAgggaggcagaggcagccattTTCCACCAGCAGCTTTTTGAGGAGTTGCGCCGCCTCACTCCTCTCTCCTCTGACCCCACGGAGGTCACGGCGATCGGAGCAGTGGAGTCTTCGTTCAAATGCTGTGCCGGGGCGATTATAGTCCTCACTACCACTGGCAG GTCGGCTCATCTCCTGTCCAGGTACCGCCCTCGCTGTCCGATCATTGCCGTCACCAGGAGCCCACAG gtCACCCGTCAGTCTCAGCTGTTACGAGGCGTGTTTCCTGCCCTCTTCCACCCTCTGCCCGCTCCTGTGTGGGCTGATGATGTGGACAACAGGGTCAACTTTGGCATGGAAATTG GGAAAGCAAGAGGATTCTTCAAGTCCAGCGACATGGTGATTGTGGTGACAGGCTGGATCCCAGGGTCTGGTCACACCAACATTATGAGGGCAGTGAATGTCCCGTAA